From Gammaproteobacteria bacterium, the proteins below share one genomic window:
- a CDS encoding DUF2442 domain-containing protein → MNPRVSEVSVNNDYQLSLIFTNGEKGIYDCSKLLDFGVFKELQDRHYFKQVKVIDGTVVWPHEQDICPDTLYLDAVK, encoded by the coding sequence ATGAATCCGAGAGTTAGTGAAGTATCAGTTAATAATGATTATCAGTTGAGCCTTATTTTTACTAATGGTGAAAAGGGTATTTATGATTGCTCAAAATTACTTGATTTTGGTGTCTTCAAAGAGCTACAAGACAGACATTATTTTAAGCAAGTAAAAGTGATTGATGGTACGGTGGTATGGCCTCATGAACAAGATATATGTCCTGACACACTGTACCTGGACGCCGTTAAGTAG
- a CDS encoding DUF4160 domain-containing protein — MPSISAFYGIIVYMYFMDNKQHHLPHIHVKYQEHEVVVSIPEGDILEGSIPTAKIKLLQAWIEIHKDELVADWALAVAGEKPYKIEPLR, encoded by the coding sequence ATGCCGTCAATATCAGCATTTTATGGGATTATAGTCTATATGTATTTTATGGATAATAAGCAGCATCACCTTCCTCATATCCATGTTAAATATCAAGAACATGAAGTCGTGGTATCGATTCCTGAAGGCGATATTCTGGAAGGGAGTATACCGACTGCTAAAATAAAGCTTTTGCAGGCATGGATTGAAATACATAAAGATGAGCTTGTGGCTGATTGGGCATTAGCGGTAGCGGGTGAAAAACCCTATAAAATAGAACCGTTGAGGTGA
- a CDS encoding plasmid pRiA4b ORF-3 family protein yields MKKKNAYQFRIELLGIEPSIWRLIEVSSNYSFWDLHIAIQDSMGWLDYHLHSFSIVPPGKKKKSVLIGMPDDEFEPDTLPGWDVPLAQYFFDPGDEAMYEYDFGDGWNHRVVLEGIYLQKDGVRYPNCIDGKRACPPEDCGGATGYYQLLEALADPDHEEYEGMIYWLSHHAKNYHPYDPEGFEPDNVEFDDPEERLKKAFQN; encoded by the coding sequence ATGAAAAAGAAAAATGCATACCAGTTTCGGATAGAGCTATTGGGGATTGAACCATCAATATGGCGTTTAATCGAGGTTTCATCGAATTATAGCTTTTGGGATCTTCATATTGCTATACAAGATTCGATGGGCTGGCTCGATTATCACCTCCATTCGTTTAGTATTGTACCTCCGGGGAAGAAGAAAAAGTCTGTATTAATAGGGATGCCAGATGATGAATTTGAACCAGATACATTGCCTGGTTGGGATGTGCCATTAGCGCAATATTTTTTTGATCCTGGTGACGAGGCAATGTATGAATATGATTTCGGTGATGGTTGGAATCATAGGGTTGTTCTCGAAGGAATATATCTACAGAAGGATGGTGTGAGATATCCCAACTGTATTGATGGTAAACGTGCCTGTCCACCGGAGGACTGTGGTGGTGCTACAGGTTATTACCAGTTACTTGAGGCACTTGCTGATCCTGATCATGAGGAATATGAAGGCATGATTTATTGGTTGAGTCATCATGCAAAAAACTATCATCCTTATGACCCTGAAGGTTTTGAGCCAGACAATGTGGAATTTGATGACCCAGAGGAAAGGTTAAAGAAGGCTTTTCAGAATTGA
- the mutS gene encoding DNA mismatch repair protein MutS: MMQQFLRIKAEHPDILVFYRMGDFYEMFYDDARRASKILDITLTTRGQSAGEPIPMAGIPHHASEQYLARLIRAGESVAICEQVGDPATSKGPVERRVVRIVTPGTVTDEALLEDRRENLLTAIHLDGSRFGIASLDLASGRFTLGEFEGEDNLLNELERLKPVEILWNEQTSLPIALQQYPGIKNRPPWHFDLDTALRYLCEQFATKDLSGFGCQHYHTATIAAGALLHYVKETQQAALPHLRGLRIETHDNTVILDAASRRNLELEQAQSGQKEHSLLGVLDSSATAMGGRLLRRWLNRPIRQHEILRQRHQCIDALLNNHYFQGLQEALRGLYDIERILSRIALKSARPRDLSSLRDTLLRIPELHNQLTLIDDPLITALLKRMDEHPTLSQHLQQAIIETPPLLTRDGGMIAPGFDAELDKLRGLSENADQFLLDLEQRERERSGINGLKVRYNRVHGYYLEISRLHSDQVPEDYQRRQTLKAVERFITPELKQFEDQVLSARERALAREKMLYEQLLDYLLPFIPGLQDCAEALAELDVLCCFSERADTLDWRRPEFSAERGIHIIGGRHPVVEKVLNKPFIANDTELHKQRSLLIITGPNMGGKSTYMRQTALITLLAHIGSFVPAEQAILGPVDRIFTRIGAADDLARGHSTFMVEMTETANILHNATENSLVLMDEIGRGTSTYDGLALAWSCAMDLGNRIKAMTLFATHYFEMTDLQQQYPQIQNVHLDAMEHGDKIVFLHTVKDGPADRSYGLHVAALSGVPAHVLDQARQQLQRLEKGTGTQTTIQSAKENDQMGLFQSHDAHPLEDAMEGIEPEDLSPRQALDILFKLKNICRED, translated from the coding sequence ATGATGCAGCAATTTCTACGCATCAAGGCTGAGCACCCGGATATCCTGGTGTTCTACCGTATGGGTGATTTTTATGAGATGTTTTATGACGATGCACGACGTGCCTCGAAGATCCTTGATATCACGCTGACCACACGCGGTCAATCGGCGGGGGAACCGATTCCGATGGCGGGTATTCCCCATCATGCCTCTGAGCAATATCTGGCGCGTCTGATCCGCGCCGGTGAATCGGTCGCCATCTGTGAGCAGGTCGGTGACCCGGCCACTAGTAAGGGGCCAGTTGAGCGGCGCGTGGTTCGTATTGTCACTCCGGGTACTGTTACCGATGAGGCCTTACTGGAGGATCGTCGTGAGAATTTATTAACGGCTATTCATCTTGATGGATCTCGCTTTGGCATTGCCAGTCTGGATCTGGCCAGTGGCCGCTTTACCCTCGGTGAATTTGAGGGTGAGGATAACCTGCTCAATGAACTGGAACGCCTCAAGCCGGTAGAGATCTTGTGGAATGAACAGACTTCCCTGCCCATAGCACTACAGCAATATCCTGGGATCAAGAACCGACCACCCTGGCACTTTGATCTGGATACGGCACTGCGTTATCTATGTGAACAGTTTGCCACCAAAGACCTCAGTGGCTTTGGTTGCCAGCATTATCATACGGCAACCATTGCGGCCGGTGCCCTGCTGCATTATGTCAAGGAGACACAACAGGCGGCATTACCTCATCTACGCGGTCTGCGCATTGAGACCCACGACAATACAGTCATCCTTGACGCTGCTAGTCGACGTAACCTGGAACTGGAACAAGCGCAATCTGGTCAAAAAGAACACAGCCTACTTGGAGTTCTGGATAGCAGCGCTACAGCGATGGGTGGCCGCTTATTGCGGCGCTGGTTAAATCGGCCTATACGTCAGCACGAGATATTACGTCAACGCCACCAGTGTATTGATGCGCTACTGAACAATCATTATTTCCAGGGGCTACAAGAGGCGCTACGCGGCCTGTACGATATTGAACGTATCCTCTCCCGCATCGCTTTGAAATCGGCACGTCCCAGAGATCTGAGCAGTCTGCGTGACACCTTGCTCAGGATCCCGGAGCTACACAATCAACTAACATTGATTGATGACCCGCTGATTACAGCATTATTAAAACGCATGGATGAACACCCAACACTCAGTCAACACCTGCAACAGGCGATTATCGAAACCCCGCCTCTGTTGACCCGGGATGGTGGTATGATCGCACCCGGCTTTGATGCCGAACTGGATAAGCTGCGTGGCCTGAGTGAAAACGCTGACCAGTTTCTACTCGATCTGGAACAACGTGAACGTGAACGCAGTGGCATCAATGGCCTCAAGGTGCGCTACAACCGGGTACATGGTTATTACCTGGAGATTAGTCGTCTACATTCTGATCAGGTGCCGGAAGACTACCAGCGACGTCAAACCCTAAAGGCGGTCGAACGATTTATTACCCCTGAACTCAAACAGTTTGAAGATCAGGTGCTCAGTGCGCGTGAGCGTGCACTGGCGCGCGAAAAAATGTTGTATGAACAATTGCTGGATTACCTTCTGCCCTTCATCCCCGGACTACAGGACTGTGCCGAGGCATTAGCCGAACTCGATGTATTATGCTGTTTTTCTGAACGTGCCGACACCCTGGACTGGCGCCGCCCTGAATTCAGTGCAGAACGCGGTATCCACATCATCGGTGGACGGCATCCTGTCGTTGAAAAAGTGTTAAACAAACCCTTTATTGCCAATGACACCGAGTTACATAAACAACGCAGCCTGCTGATTATTACCGGCCCGAATATGGGGGGTAAGTCCACCTATATGCGACAAACCGCGCTCATCACCTTATTGGCGCATATCGGCAGTTTTGTCCCTGCTGAACAAGCCATACTCGGTCCTGTCGATCGAATATTTACCCGCATTGGTGCCGCTGATGATCTGGCGCGTGGTCATTCGACTTTCATGGTGGAGATGACCGAGACCGCCAATATCCTGCACAATGCCACCGAGAATAGTCTGGTATTAATGGATGAAATTGGTCGTGGTACCAGCACCTATGATGGTCTGGCTCTAGCCTGGTCGTGTGCGATGGATCTAGGCAACCGCATCAAGGCGATGACCTTGTTTGCTACTCACTATTTTGAGATGACCGATCTGCAACAACAATATCCCCAGATCCAGAATGTACACCTGGATGCCATGGAACATGGTGACAAGATTGTATTTTTACATACGGTCAAAGACGGGCCTGCTGATCGCAGTTATGGTCTACATGTTGCCGCACTTTCCGGCGTACCTGCTCATGTCCTGGATCAGGCCAGGCAGCAACTGCAACGACTGGAAAAAGGTACAGGCACACAGACAACCATACAGAGTGCTAAAGAAAACGACCAGATGGGTCTATTTCAAAGCCACGATGCACATCCGTTAGAAGATGCGATGGAAGGGATTGAACCAGAAGATCTGTCACCTCGACAGGCACTGGATATATTATTTAAGTTAAAGAATATTTGTCGGGAAGATTAA
- a CDS encoding STAS domain-containing protein, producing MINGMHLTPIGDSNVLLEPGEGLDPSNTDDYMDMVARFMQQHRIRRLIYDLGNVRMIDQVYYAWLVKLHSLCKVSSVEMVAVNITPAAAFSLSMIIDGRPPFACKLDVDRARGLT from the coding sequence ATGATTAATGGCATGCACCTGACACCGATTGGGGATAGTAACGTATTACTGGAACCAGGTGAGGGTCTTGATCCTTCGAATACGGATGACTATATGGATATGGTTGCGCGTTTTATGCAACAACATCGTATCCGCCGTTTGATTTATGATCTGGGTAATGTGCGTATGATTGATCAGGTTTATTATGCCTGGTTAGTTAAGCTTCATAGCCTGTGCAAGGTAAGTTCTGTTGAGATGGTAGCGGTTAATATTACACCGGCTGCCGCCTTTTCCCTGTCTATGATTATTGATGGTAGGCCACCATTTGCCTGTAAACTGGATGTTGATCGAGCGAGAGGATTGACCTGA
- a CDS encoding STAS domain-containing protein — translation MAKDTQQEKTINQVLIEQLMLNVGKISQVIETQGKNIFCQANILSRDEINDYSLEFLELFVAFLQAGKEIDRRGNEFKALRQFFTTFSQQIQVRGGTLEEFVRYIQFLQGVMLAEMESDQGLSFEQTKGVLLLLASVFNDIILDVFHIYLGEREKTISAQQDELKEVSTPITEIWDGVLTLPIIGTLDSSRTMMVMERLLSKIESERSKVVVMDITGVMAIDSQVSHHLIQMIRAISLMGADAILTGIRPEIARALTSLNIDLGGVVTRSTLSEGLKEAFRILHIEVSSVGR, via the coding sequence ATGGCTAAGGATACACAGCAGGAAAAAACAATTAACCAGGTACTTATTGAGCAGTTAATGCTTAATGTCGGTAAGATATCCCAGGTAATCGAGACCCAGGGTAAGAATATCTTCTGTCAGGCCAATATTCTTTCCAGGGATGAGATTAATGATTATAGCCTGGAATTTCTGGAATTATTTGTTGCCTTTCTACAAGCGGGCAAGGAGATTGATCGGAGAGGTAATGAGTTTAAGGCGTTGCGCCAGTTCTTTACCACCTTCTCTCAGCAGATCCAGGTGCGCGGTGGAACGCTGGAAGAATTTGTGCGCTATATTCAGTTTTTGCAGGGGGTGATGCTGGCCGAAATGGAGTCTGATCAAGGGCTGAGTTTTGAACAGACCAAAGGCGTATTGTTGTTACTGGCATCGGTATTTAATGATATTATCCTGGATGTGTTTCATATCTATCTGGGTGAGCGTGAGAAGACCATTAGTGCCCAGCAAGATGAGTTGAAGGAAGTCTCGACCCCGATTACCGAGATTTGGGATGGAGTGCTTACCTTGCCTATTATTGGTACACTGGATTCTTCACGCACCATGATGGTGATGGAACGTCTGTTATCCAAGATCGAGTCAGAACGTTCCAAGGTAGTGGTGATGGACATTACCGGAGTGATGGCGATTGATTCACAGGTCTCGCATCATCTGATTCAGATGATTCGTGCTATTAGTTTGATGGGTGCGGATGCGATTTTAACGGGTATTCGTCCAGAGATTGCACGAGCCTTGACCAGTCTGAATATCGATCTTGGTGGGGTGGTGACGCGTTCAACTTTGTCAGAAGGGTTGAAAGAGGCCTTCCGTATATTACATATTGAGGTGAGCTCGGTCGGTCGTTGA
- a CDS encoding anti-sigma regulatory factor — MKLLMEQISNDGSSEVLVRSKLRAVSRRMGFSDIKREHLALVCQEMLTNQVKYAEGTGVIQIWESYQPCHALEFFSLDYGPGITNIPAAMEDDYSSSGTLGKGLGTIQRLSDQSGFFSVPNGLTRDAPWNGMAVWARFNLDDECGDKVRQYDIGQYLRAYHEGPHNGDRVCMNESYGKVRWLHMDGLGHGASAEEVVINKCEILDIQEPLDNLMNVLDGRFRGSCGAVATLGEVDGDGSTASVYGVGDMSTYLVSRGQLKSIPFAPGILGHEHGAIQGCELNFSDQAILITASDGIRRNWDLTSFPGLWRLHPQFIALFLGQVLGRGNDDKSLFVIRKANRI; from the coding sequence ATGAAGTTATTGATGGAACAGATTAGTAATGATGGCAGTAGTGAAGTTCTGGTGCGTTCTAAATTACGTGCTGTCTCTCGTCGCATGGGTTTTTCGGATATCAAACGTGAACATCTGGCCTTGGTGTGCCAGGAGATGCTGACTAATCAGGTGAAATATGCTGAAGGTACGGGTGTCATCCAGATATGGGAGTCGTATCAGCCTTGTCATGCACTGGAATTCTTTTCCTTGGATTATGGTCCGGGTATTACCAATATTCCGGCAGCGATGGAAGATGACTACTCCAGTTCGGGTACTTTAGGTAAAGGCCTGGGCACGATACAACGCCTATCAGATCAGAGCGGTTTCTTTAGTGTTCCCAATGGCTTGACCAGGGATGCACCATGGAATGGTATGGCTGTATGGGCACGTTTTAATCTGGATGACGAGTGTGGTGATAAGGTAAGGCAGTATGATATTGGGCAATATCTGCGCGCCTATCACGAAGGGCCACATAATGGTGACCGTGTGTGTATGAATGAAAGCTATGGTAAGGTGCGCTGGTTACATATGGATGGTCTGGGGCACGGTGCTTCGGCAGAAGAGGTGGTGATTAATAAATGTGAAATTCTGGATATTCAGGAACCACTGGATAACCTGATGAATGTACTGGACGGGCGTTTCAGAGGGAGTTGTGGTGCAGTCGCAACATTGGGTGAGGTGGATGGTGATGGATCAACAGCCAGTGTGTATGGGGTAGGAGATATGAGTACCTATCTAGTGAGCCGTGGTCAGTTGAAGAGCATTCCTTTTGCACCCGGGATATTAGGGCATGAGCATGGTGCTATTCAAGGCTGTGAGCTGAATTTTTCGGATCAGGCGATATTGATAACAGCTTCCGATGGTATTCGACGTAATTGGGATCTGACAAGTTTTCCGGGGCTATGGCGTCTCCATCCACAATTTATAGCCCTCTTTTTAGGCCAGGTACTAGGTCGGGGCAATGACGATAAATCATTATTTGTAATTAGAAAGGCAAACAGGATATAG
- a CDS encoding GGDEF domain-containing protein, with protein MSQKIFSYEVIVEPDLQRLSRLILEAVSDFAGDMFKSTRNLIPIIDHIRHRLHENNGAQKIALLLDGNQLLVKYGLQEDPLSRLYEAPATSKVTDVALRLKQACEIADPDLLTHRNKKISKELADYMRQAADQIHDMESVLENKKEELKESLRVAETDSLTGLLNRGGYDDRLREAVLRSSRQGEALSLIMIDVDEFKEVNDSHGHQYGDEHLRKVAECMVTVARQDVDFSCRIGGDEFAIVAFCDVGVARKMAERVLDCMGGGLSLGVSQMKPDDDIDTLIAQADEALYAAKRNGRSQVVVAPFVTLSEQA; from the coding sequence TTGAGCCAGAAAATTTTCAGTTATGAGGTTATTGTAGAACCTGATTTACAACGTCTCTCAAGGTTAATCCTGGAGGCGGTAAGTGATTTTGCTGGTGATATGTTCAAATCAACTCGGAATCTCATCCCTATTATTGATCATATTCGCCATCGTTTACATGAAAACAATGGAGCTCAGAAGATTGCTCTGCTTCTGGATGGCAATCAGTTGTTGGTTAAATATGGTCTGCAGGAAGATCCATTGTCACGCTTGTATGAGGCCCCGGCTACCAGTAAGGTTACGGACGTGGCTCTGCGCCTGAAGCAGGCCTGTGAGATTGCAGACCCGGATTTGCTAACCCATCGTAACAAGAAGATATCAAAAGAACTGGCAGATTACATGCGACAGGCAGCGGATCAGATCCATGATATGGAATCTGTGCTGGAAAATAAGAAGGAAGAGCTTAAGGAATCTCTGCGTGTTGCCGAGACGGATAGCTTGACAGGTTTGTTGAACCGTGGGGGCTATGATGATCGTTTACGTGAGGCAGTATTGCGTAGTTCAAGACAGGGTGAAGCGTTAAGTTTAATTATGATTGATGTCGATGAATTCAAGGAAGTGAATGATAGTCACGGACATCAATATGGTGATGAGCATTTGCGAAAAGTAGCCGAGTGTATGGTGACAGTGGCTCGACAGGATGTGGATTTTTCTTGTCGCATTGGTGGTGATGAATTTGCTATTGTTGCCTTTTGTGATGTGGGTGTGGCTCGAAAAATGGCGGAACGGGTGTTGGATTGCATGGGTGGTGGGTTGAGTCTGGGCGTGTCTCAAATGAAACCGGATGATGATATTGATACTTTGATTGCACAGGCGGACGAGGCCTTGTATGCAGCAAAGCGTAATGGACGTTCACAGGTCGTTGTAGCACCTTTTGTGACGTTATCTGAACAAGCATAA